The Branchiostoma lanceolatum isolate klBraLanc5 chromosome 5, klBraLanc5.hap2, whole genome shotgun sequence region tcggctcagtcggctggtattcggctgccccagttttaaaaaaaaaattaaacattcggctctgaacgggaggtctggaatgagttggctggtgttcggtgtGGTCGGCTTGTGTTAtgctggtgttcgggagtaagttactcccaactagtttccaacctacccatgactcaccccaaggccgtagacaagtCTCGTCTAACTCAGTCCCAATCAAACTGGCTACAACCAGAATGTGGGTGAATTATCACctccgaccttcacacgaccaaaaacaaagaagaactcTAAAAGTCTTATTGAAGTTAACCGTGATCCAAATTttatctctcggtgatgttaacaacatagtaGAAGGGATTATTTTGATCAAAAGCGAAAATGAtccctcatttgaaagtcgctgaatatatccacttcaattcgtgagagggttagcaaTCAGTCGGGGATTgtaattagtcaggagagattcgacAGTCTGCgactagaggtcgggatggttgtgAGTAGGTTAGAGAGCATTCGGGGCTCAGTCGGGAATAAGGCATTTACTGGTTAGCcgatggttgggacatgttcgATAGGCTAGGCGTGGCCCAAAGCTCACCATAGTCGGCTGTTGGTCGGGAGTCATGCTCGgttatgtgtaacgttatataatatCCTCATATAATATCCGCACCATAGTAGCCAGCGACTCCATAGGTCACAGTTCTCAAGTCAAGCACAACAGACTGTAAGAGTCTCAATGCTGCAGACAGATTTTAATATATCTTAAGATACAACAACCCCTACAATTAAAAAGGGTTATTATATGAAATACtattttgtcattagaaaaaatatcgAAACTAATGATgcatgctagcccttattgtattagtaattaggatgttaggTTTACGTAAAGCCACGGTCATggatttatcttttttttgtttctgcCATGTATTTTTAATACTTGTAACCCAAAATGTCAAGGttgtaaacaaaagaaacataaaaatgaCTGAAATAAAAGATAATCACTTCTGCTTTTACAGGATCGTGTGGCCTCTTCCCATCAACCACTACGGAAAATCTGCGCTCGCTTCTGACCGACCATTTCAGCGAAAACCGCCACCACGTGACCAACCTCGCCGGGAAGCGGGCGGCAGCAGACTTCATTCACTCTACATTCAAGAGTTACGGCATGCAGATTTTCATCGATGTATTCGACACAGAGTATGATGGGGTGAGAAATGTTTCAGCGATCTTGTCTTCAACAAGCAGTAATATACTCATCAATGCGTGTTTACCTCAGATCAAAGAATCAAGAAACAATTAAATGATGCATcgggccccgaagccagaaATTTTTCCCGGTGGACTGATGGGtcagttggggggggggggtgctcgcacgattagctcacggcttCTATTTGTttccgggtcccgcgttgaattTAAATCCTAGTTAAAGTCACCACAGGGCCCCACCGGGCTCAAAAATGCCCCGGAAGCACCACGGAACCACTTTGGGGTgtcgcccgaaagtgcaaaaaaaaactctttttcgaattgggaccgaagcataactaTAAGACTGAAGTTTAACTTGGGTCAAAATTAAAATATCTACCGAGGGGTGCGAGAAGCTTGAAAAGAACAAGGTTATGAAATGAATCCACTTCTGTGTCTCtctcagtaccaaggtcagaatATTATAGGAATATGGCGGGGCTTCCACCCTGGAGGAAATCCTAGACAAGAGAAACCTGTGATTCTGGGAGCTCACTACGACACCTGTAGGAACAATCCAGGAGTGGACGAGAACGGATCCGGTCTTGCAGCTCTGATGGAAGCCGCTAGGGTCATCACCTCACAGTGGTGCATCCCTAACTACTCCGTGGTCTTTATCGCGTTCGACCTGCAGTGTGGCGAATCCCCGGGTAAGCCGTTATCACTGACGATGATGGGAGTTAAGATACAGAGGAAGATTAAGGATTTAGCCAAGCTACGTAGACAGCAACTGATTACGTATCCTGGCTAAAATCGCGCTCCCAGCAGCCTGTCTGACTCATATACAATGCTATGCATAAGAGAAGCTATGTAATTGTGTGAAACTTGCTATTTTTGTGCGATGAATCAAACTTTGACTACGGCTAGACACTGTCGCATATCTCTTACTTGCtggtcaaaggtgaaagaaTGGACATAAAAGTAGGAGTAAGTTtatctaaaaaaacaaacaagtgtacaatgtatttttttcaattttcctcAGATACCCATGACATGTCAGCGTGCTCTAAAGGACTGTGTGGAAGCAAGGAGTTTGTGGAAAATGTTCTTACCCCATACATGGCCTTTCTTGACACGAAACTATCGGACATTCGTGGTGTGATCATTATGGACTCCATACTGAACTTCAACAACACAAAATACTCCCAACAGGTTCCTCCGGGGTTCGAAAACGTACGTGTACCTAGTATCGAAGTTGATAAGGTATAGGAAGTTGATAAGCTATAGGGGAAaaaaagttatatatatatatatatatatatatatatatagagagagagagagagagagagagagagagagagagagagacagagagagagagagagagagagatagattgATAGgtagatagagagatagatatagatatatagatagatatatagatagatatatagatataaatatatatagatagatatagatatatatttagatatatatatagagagagagatagatagatagatagatagatatgtagatatagacatagacatagatatacatatacatatacatatatatatatagagagagagataaagatatagatatagatatatctatatctatctatctatctatctatctatctctctctctatatatatatatgtatatatatatatatatatatatatatatatatatatatagagagagagagagagagagagagagagagagagagagagagagagagagagagagagagagagagagagagactgtgTAAGGAAATACTTCAAAGAGACCAGACTTTTTGCTACATCATCTCACTACGGAACACGTGTCTTCACGATTATACATATCTTTTGATAGACTCCCTTGTGGGACGAGGAGTATGTGCAGGCACAAGCTGAGGGCTTCCGAGGAAATTTCATCAGTATATTCACCAGACAGGGCTACGACCAGTCGCTGTACTCCATCTTCCACGACAGATGGGACGAGGAGTGCGATCCAAAGTACAAAAGACGGGTAGGTACTGAAAGATTTCGGTCACAGAAAAGCTATGACAAGCAAATAAATCTTCATCATCAAGAAACCGCTTTCATCCCAATAGAAATTATGTTCtctacgcccaaaatagttactcaagcaactggataaggacaggactggagaaccaggttttatactaaAACTctgaacagatatgttaatgagtttAAGACTATTATTGAGGTTagaactattttgggcgtatcttactacatggatgtctaacttccATCAACGAATCATGttctttgttacattttgaaGGACGCGCTTATACCCTACAAGAACATTGCCGATGAGATAGAGTCCACCTTGGATCCCTACTGGGGTTTTTATCAGCACGTGTCACAGGACCTTGGCAGCTTCTGGAAAGCCAGCGATGACATCAAGGGACTGCTCTTGTCTGACACAGGTTAGCGGGTCTCATAGCCATAATGCACTTTCACGTTGCGCCACAGTCACCATGCTGTTTGGTTGGACCTGAAAAGCCAGTTGCATGTGTATAGTGAACACGTGATTGCACGTATGCGTATATCTACAACTTAATATACTCTACCTGGAAACCTCCAGCTATAAACATCCAATATGACGGACAATAGTTACGTCATATTCACGTGGGTGCAAAACCCTATAAAACAGGGTTCCTTCGTGCTACGTGCTTATCACGACAGGATAAGGATAGATTTATAACAGCAGTTGAAGTACTTTGAAGGAATATATTCAGGTTCGTCTTAGCTATGCAGATCAAGTAAAATAATTTTCATAAGAAGATTTCGTTTAGCCCTCATACCCCCTGACATCAGTGAtatcttgtttttattgttgcCCATCATTACATACAATGCTTTGGCAATGTAAGAGGAATATTTTGACGCatttaggtgtgaataattccTACTCCTAATCATAATTATGCAGAAAAAGATCGGAAGGACCACGTTTTGCACTAACGATACTAAGTCCATTCACGCAATTTTCGTAGTAGATGTCAGGTGTCAGAAAATTTTTGTTCGGATCAAAAATATACTACTGGCACTTCAAAACATACATCTGGAGTCCAAACGGAGGACTGAACTAATGTTTTCCCGATTAATTTCCTGTGCACCATCAAGAACAAAATCGCGGCAGAGAAGTTGGCAGTAACGAGAAACTACCGCTGACGGACGAAAGGCTAGGATTCCTGAAGAAGATAACAAACGTGGTGATCAGGACTACGATGGACCTGGCCGGTTTTGATGAATTTGGATGTATCGGTAAGGTTCCTTTACATCATTTCCATGTATCTGTGCTTCTTTCGGAATTGATCGTTGAAATACATGTTCATGACTTAGATAAATGGTTATTGcatcttttttctctcttttttttaataactCAAGCTCCAGCCAGTACTGCCCCGCAAGGGTTTGACAAAGGCATGCAGTTGGATGGAAAAATATCTCTGCCAGAAGGAGACAAAGACTACAGCCTCGTGATCAATACATTCGAGCTTACGGGAAGGGTCGACGCTACCCTTTCCAATAGCACATGGAGCATCGATATGTCAGGTACATTCTGTTCACTTCTCGGAAAGTTCTAATGTCATTTATGTGTGATGTTATCGTCTAAATTAAGTATGTGATGAGCCATTCATCACAAAAAAAGGTTAGGGATCtaaatttgatcaatcatattTCCGCTGTTACTTTATGAACTGCATAGTATTAGAGATCACTGGAAAGCTTGTTTCTTACCCGTTGCAGTGATCGAAGCCAAAATTTTTATCATCCTACATTCATAtactcaaatgcatgtaaaaaAATATGTGTAGTCAATGGTAGGTGTAACATTATaagatatgaattatgcaaatacattcctAAATTACATAATTggtgcaaaagtgccataattcttctTTGGGGTATTATGATTGGAATGTCAACACTGTGacctgtgtaagttagttaaaggtgtacatgacctaGCATAGTTCATGCAAATGTCGAAATCATCTGCACAATCAGAACATTT contains the following coding sequences:
- the LOC136434925 gene encoding uncharacterized protein, which gives rise to MVLTDARLEFLKKITDAVTRTVMDLAEFKLECKDPMTAAPPSFHEGTELTGIITLPQGDRNMTAKVDTFTSSGRIVISVVITTLGWEYTFAGRFNGDNHRVALRNPTPDWDGVNCVLSGHLHEVNKGVLFVGEINGMCGDDWPHDIIPLIASDSTGSCGLFPSTTTENLRSLLTDHFSENRHHVTNLAGKRAAADFIHSTFKSYGMQIFIDVFDTEYDGYQGQNIIGIWRGFHPGGNPRQEKPVILGAHYDTCRNNPGVDENGSGLAALMEAARVITSQWCIPNYSVVFIAFDLQCGESPDTHDMSACSKGLCGSKEFVENVLTPYMAFLDTKLSDIRGVIIMDSILNFNNTKYSQQVPPGFENTPLWDEEYVQAQAEGFRGNFISIFTRQGYDQSLYSIFHDRWDEECDPKYKRRDALIPYKNIADEIESTLDPYWGFYQHVSQDLGSFWKASDDIKGLLLSDTEQNRGREVGSNEKLPLTDERLGFLKKITNVVIRTTMDLAGFDEFGCIAPASTAPQGFDKGMQLDGKISLPEGDKDYSLVINTFELTGRVDATLSNSTWSIDMSGHFIPIPQLLLLHLLEPEWQSLTCIMVGHLGESGSGVLYSGAAHGSCSDAWPDGDVGFIFNSSRGKQTAGGTGGLGTGVVVGLLVGVILTLLVVAAVWFFRKRRPSGRGGPSFQPLQVST